A genomic segment from Streptomyces sp. NBC_00459 encodes:
- a CDS encoding acetylornithine transaminase, whose protein sequence is MNAGQQLDASQELSADSANQALTARWQGALMNNYGTPRLPLVRGAGSTVWDADGKAYTDFVGGIAVNALGHAHPAIVEAVSTQIASLGHVSNLFVAEPPVALAEQLLQRFGRDGKVFFCNSGAEANEGAFKIGRLTGRGHMVSTEGGFHGRTMGALALTGQPGKREPFVPMPGDVTYVPYGDAQALAAAVTDETALVIIEPVQGENGVVVPPAGYLKAARAITAANGALLVLDEVQTGIGRTGHWFEYQAHEGVLPDVVTLAKGLGGGLPLGATVAFGRAADLLQPGQHGTTFGGNPVACAAGLAVLDTISNEGLLENVKRQSEKLRDGIEGAGHPLIDYVRGAGLLLGIVLNEPLAPQVQQAAQDAGFLVNAPAPDVVRLMPPLNIGDAEVDAFLQALPGVLDAVAVDGKD, encoded by the coding sequence ATGAACGCCGGCCAGCAGCTGGACGCCAGTCAGGAACTGAGCGCCGACAGCGCCAATCAGGCACTGACCGCGCGCTGGCAGGGCGCGCTCATGAACAACTACGGCACCCCCCGCCTGCCCCTCGTCCGGGGCGCGGGCAGCACGGTGTGGGACGCCGACGGCAAGGCGTACACCGACTTCGTGGGCGGCATCGCCGTGAACGCGCTCGGCCACGCCCACCCGGCGATCGTCGAGGCGGTCTCCACCCAGATCGCCTCCCTCGGCCATGTCTCCAACCTGTTCGTCGCCGAACCGCCCGTCGCGCTCGCCGAGCAGCTGCTCCAGCGCTTCGGCCGGGACGGCAAGGTGTTCTTCTGCAACTCGGGCGCCGAGGCCAACGAGGGCGCCTTCAAGATCGGCCGGCTGACCGGACGGGGGCACATGGTGTCCACCGAGGGCGGCTTCCACGGGCGGACCATGGGTGCCCTCGCGCTCACCGGCCAGCCCGGAAAGCGGGAGCCCTTCGTGCCGATGCCCGGTGACGTCACGTACGTCCCGTACGGCGACGCGCAGGCGCTGGCCGCCGCCGTCACCGACGAGACCGCCCTCGTCATCATCGAGCCCGTCCAGGGCGAGAACGGCGTCGTGGTCCCGCCCGCCGGCTATCTGAAGGCCGCGCGGGCGATCACCGCCGCCAACGGCGCCCTGCTCGTCCTCGACGAGGTGCAGACCGGCATCGGGCGTACCGGGCACTGGTTCGAGTACCAGGCCCACGAGGGCGTCCTGCCCGACGTCGTCACCCTCGCGAAGGGCCTCGGCGGCGGGCTGCCCCTCGGCGCGACCGTCGCCTTCGGCCGCGCCGCCGACCTGCTCCAGCCCGGCCAGCACGGTACGACGTTCGGAGGCAACCCGGTCGCCTGCGCCGCCGGACTCGCCGTACTCGACACGATCTCGAACGAGGGGTTGCTGGAGAACGTCAAGCGGCAGAGCGAGAAGTTGCGGGACGGAATCGAGGGTGCGGGCCACCCGTTGATCGATTATGTCCGGGGCGCGGGACTCCTCCTGGGTATCGTGCTCAACGAGCCCCTCGCGCCCCAGGTGCAGCAGGCGGCTCAGGACGCCGGGTTCCTGGTGAACGCGCCCGCTCCCGATGTCGTACGGCTGATGCCGCCGCTGAACATCGGTGACGCCGAAGTGGACGCGTTCCTCCAGGCACTTCCCGGAGTTCTCGACGCGGTTGCCGTTGACGGGAAGGACTAG
- a CDS encoding FMN-binding protein, with amino-acid sequence MKKSHPFRRVMLASAATVSGIVLLLTLKPTSDPGGAQAAGALPQQTAAAQESAQGGAAAKDGTFTGDTVQTQYGPVQVRVTVSGGKITKAEAVQQPKGGQSDQISGNAIPKLNQEAVAAGLDGSIDAISGASYTSAGYGKSLQSALDKASAGAGTGATGGGAAQAATVTGDAVDTQYGQVQVRITVSGGKITKAEAVKAPSGGQSTTISGNAIPKLNQEAVAAGTADIDAISGASYTSAGYKKSLQSALDKVPAAESDKGTGTASADPAAGSAAGSAGSGAAAGGAAKGGATSDGGGTYTGSVVQTEYGPVQVRVTLTKGRITSASAVQAPSGGRSDQISGDAIPKLNQEAVTAGDGDIDAVSGASYTSAGYKESLQSALDQAGG; translated from the coding sequence ATGAAGAAGAGTCACCCCTTTCGGCGCGTCATGCTGGCGAGCGCCGCCACAGTCTCCGGAATCGTCCTGCTGCTGACGTTGAAGCCGACGTCGGACCCCGGGGGCGCACAGGCTGCCGGTGCTCTGCCGCAGCAGACGGCGGCGGCGCAGGAGTCGGCCCAGGGCGGCGCAGCGGCCAAGGACGGCACCTTCACCGGCGACACCGTCCAGACCCAGTACGGCCCGGTCCAGGTCCGCGTCACGGTGAGCGGCGGCAAGATCACCAAGGCGGAGGCGGTCCAGCAGCCCAAGGGCGGTCAGAGCGACCAGATCTCCGGCAACGCGATCCCCAAGCTCAACCAGGAAGCGGTCGCCGCGGGCCTCGACGGCAGTATCGACGCGATCTCCGGCGCCAGCTACACGAGCGCGGGTTACGGGAAGTCGCTCCAGTCCGCCCTGGACAAGGCCAGCGCGGGCGCGGGTACGGGTGCCACCGGCGGCGGTGCGGCCCAGGCCGCCACGGTCACCGGCGACGCGGTCGACACCCAGTACGGCCAGGTCCAGGTCCGTATCACGGTGAGCGGCGGGAAGATCACCAAGGCGGAGGCGGTGAAGGCGCCCAGCGGGGGCCAGAGCACCACGATCTCCGGCAACGCGATCCCCAAGCTCAACCAGGAAGCGGTCGCCGCCGGCACCGCGGACATCGACGCGATCTCGGGCGCCAGCTACACCAGCGCGGGCTACAAGAAGTCGCTGCAGTCGGCCCTGGACAAGGTTCCCGCTGCGGAGTCGGACAAGGGGACGGGCACGGCTTCGGCCGACCCGGCAGCCGGCTCTGCGGCAGGGTCAGCGGGCTCGGGTGCCGCGGCGGGCGGTGCGGCGAAGGGCGGCGCGACCTCCGACGGGGGCGGCACGTACACCGGAAGCGTGGTCCAGACGGAGTACGGCCCGGTGCAGGTCCGGGTCACGCTGACCAAGGGCAGGATCACCTCAGCGTCGGCGGTCCAGGCGCCCAGTGGCGGTCGCAGCGACCAGATCTCCGGGGACGCCATCCCCAAGCTCAACCAGGAGGCGGTGACGGCGGGCGATGGCGACATCGACGCGGTGTCCGGCGCCAGCTACACCAGCGCCGGCTACAAGGAGTCCCTCCAGTCCGCCCTGGACCAGGCCGGTGGTTGA
- a CDS encoding alpha-L-arabinofuranosidase C-terminal domain-containing protein codes for MSRTSTRWRLGLTATTALLVASAVAPAPASAEDVTDYAITVDPAAKGAKIDDTMYGVFFEDINRAADGGLYAELVQNRSFEYSTADNRSYTPLTSWAVGGTATAQNDDGRLNARNRTYLALGAGSSVTNSGYNTGIRVEDGKKYDFSVWARADRAGTLTVSLTDAGGTLAEAHQVAVKGSWAKYRARFTATRSSTTGRLTVATDDSVALDMISLLPRDTYKGHGLRKDLAQKIAALDPGFVRFPGGCLVNTGSMRDYSEASNWERRRSYQWKDTVGPVEQRATNSNFWGYNQSYGLGYYEYFQFSEDIGAMPLPVVPALVTGCGQNQAVVDEALLKRHVQDTLDLIEFANGPVTSEWGRKRAQMGHPKPFHLTHIEVGNEENLPNEFFARFTEFRTAIEARYPDITIISNSGPDDSGSTFDTAWKLNRDANVDMVDEHYYNSTNWFLQNNDRYDSYDRNGPKVFLGEYASGGNTFKNALSEAAFMTGLERNADVVKLASYAPLLSNEDYVQWRPDMIWFNNHASWGSPSYEVQKLFMNNVGDRVVPTTATGTPSVSGPIAGAVGLSTWATTAAYDDVKVTGADGTALLTDDFSTDAAQWTHTGGGSWTVQDGQYVQTDVAAENTMVSAGNPAWHDYDLHVKATKKSGKEGFLVAFGVKDTGNYYWWNLGGWNNTLNAVEQASDGGKSTLVSKAGSIETGRAYDIDVKVRGRQVTMYLDGQEWGSFTDDKPVEPFRQIVTKDAKTGDLIVKVVNAQAAQARTTIDLGKVKVRSKAAVTTLTAAPDAVNSETATSVAPVKSTFTGVARKFTYTFPANSVTFLRIKKG; via the coding sequence ATGTCACGCACAAGCACCCGCTGGAGACTAGGTCTCACGGCCACCACCGCACTCCTGGTGGCCTCGGCGGTCGCCCCCGCCCCGGCCAGCGCCGAGGACGTCACCGACTACGCCATCACTGTGGACCCGGCCGCCAAGGGCGCCAAGATCGACGACACGATGTACGGCGTCTTCTTCGAGGACATCAACCGCGCCGCCGACGGCGGCCTGTACGCCGAACTCGTGCAGAACCGATCTTTCGAGTACTCCACCGCCGACAACCGCTCGTACACGCCCCTCACCTCCTGGGCTGTCGGCGGTACGGCGACGGCCCAGAACGACGACGGGCGCCTGAACGCCCGCAACCGCACCTATCTCGCCCTGGGCGCCGGTTCGTCCGTCACCAACTCCGGCTACAACACCGGGATCAGGGTCGAGGACGGCAAGAAGTACGACTTCTCCGTCTGGGCCCGTGCAGACCGGGCCGGCACGCTCACCGTGTCGCTCACCGACGCCGGTGGCACCCTCGCCGAGGCCCACCAGGTCGCCGTGAAGGGCAGCTGGGCCAAGTACCGGGCGCGGTTCACCGCGACCCGCTCCAGCACGACCGGGCGGCTGACGGTCGCGACGGACGACTCCGTCGCCCTGGACATGATCTCGCTGCTGCCCCGGGACACGTACAAGGGGCACGGCCTGCGCAAGGACCTCGCCCAGAAGATCGCCGCACTCGACCCCGGCTTCGTCCGCTTCCCGGGCGGCTGCCTGGTCAACACCGGGTCCATGCGGGACTACAGCGAGGCCTCCAACTGGGAGCGCCGGCGCTCGTACCAGTGGAAGGACACCGTCGGGCCGGTCGAGCAGCGTGCGACCAACTCCAACTTCTGGGGATACAACCAGAGTTACGGACTCGGCTACTACGAGTACTTCCAGTTCTCGGAGGACATCGGCGCGATGCCGCTGCCCGTCGTCCCGGCGCTGGTCACCGGCTGCGGACAGAACCAGGCTGTCGTCGACGAGGCGCTGCTCAAGCGGCACGTGCAGGACACCCTCGACCTCATCGAGTTCGCCAACGGCCCGGTGACCAGCGAGTGGGGGCGGAAACGGGCTCAGATGGGCCACCCCAAGCCCTTCCACCTCACCCACATCGAGGTGGGGAACGAGGAGAACCTGCCCAACGAGTTCTTCGCCCGCTTCACCGAGTTCCGGACCGCCATCGAGGCCAGGTACCCGGACATCACGATCATCTCCAACTCCGGCCCGGACGACAGCGGTTCGACCTTCGACACCGCCTGGAAGCTCAACCGGGACGCCAACGTCGACATGGTCGACGAGCACTACTACAACAGCACGAACTGGTTCCTCCAGAACAACGACCGCTACGACTCGTACGACAGGAACGGCCCCAAGGTCTTCCTCGGCGAGTACGCCTCCGGCGGCAACACCTTCAAGAACGCCCTCTCCGAGGCCGCGTTCATGACGGGCCTGGAGCGCAACGCGGACGTCGTCAAGCTCGCCTCGTACGCCCCGCTGCTCTCCAACGAGGACTACGTGCAGTGGCGCCCGGACATGATCTGGTTCAACAACCACGCGTCCTGGGGCTCGCCCTCGTACGAGGTGCAGAAGCTGTTCATGAACAACGTCGGTGACCGCGTGGTGCCCACCACCGCCACCGGTACGCCCTCGGTGAGCGGCCCGATCGCGGGCGCCGTCGGTCTGTCGACGTGGGCGACCACGGCGGCGTACGACGACGTGAAGGTCACCGGCGCGGACGGTACGGCGCTGCTGACCGACGACTTCTCGACCGACGCCGCCCAGTGGACCCACACCGGGGGCGGGAGCTGGACGGTCCAGGACGGGCAGTACGTCCAGACGGACGTCGCCGCCGAGAACACCATGGTCTCCGCGGGCAACCCCGCCTGGCACGACTACGACCTGCATGTGAAGGCCACCAAGAAGTCCGGCAAGGAGGGCTTCCTCGTCGCCTTCGGTGTCAAGGACACCGGCAACTACTACTGGTGGAACCTGGGCGGCTGGAACAACACCCTCAACGCCGTCGAACAGGCCTCGGACGGCGGCAAGTCGACGCTCGTGTCCAAGGCCGGCTCGATCGAGACGGGCCGCGCCTACGACATCGACGTCAAGGTGCGGGGACGTCAGGTCACCATGTACCTCGACGGCCAGGAGTGGGGCAGCTTCACCGACGACAAGCCGGTCGAGCCGTTCCGCCAGATCGTCACGAAGGACGCGAAGACCGGTGATCTGATCGTCAAGGTCGTCAACGCCCAGGCGGCGCAGGCCCGTACGACGATCGACCTCGGCAAGGTGAAGGTCAGGTCCAAGGCCGCGGTGACCACGCTGACCGCCGCGCCGGACGCGGTGAACAGTGAGACGGCGACATCGGTGGCGCCGGTGAAGTCGACGTTCACGGGTGTCGCGAGGAAGTTCACCTACACGTTCCCGGCGAACTCCGTCACGTTCCTGCGGATCAAGAAGGGGTGA
- a CDS encoding arginine repressor, with protein MTQAQDHEHAGPAVPQTRTARHRRIVDILNRQPVRSQSQLAKLLADDGLTVTQATLSRDLDELNAVKIRNTDGDLIYAVPSEGGFRTPRAPLGESAKEERMRRLSAELLISAEASANLVVLRTPPGAAQFLASAIDQAELHDILGTIAGDDTLMLISRNPAGGQALADHLLGLAQKNH; from the coding sequence ATGACGCAGGCGCAGGATCACGAACACGCGGGGCCTGCCGTACCGCAGACCCGCACCGCACGCCACCGCCGGATCGTGGACATCCTCAACCGGCAACCGGTGCGGTCGCAGAGTCAGTTGGCGAAGCTGCTCGCGGACGACGGACTGACCGTCACGCAGGCGACGCTCTCCAGGGACCTGGACGAACTGAACGCGGTGAAGATCCGTAACACCGACGGCGATCTCATCTACGCGGTGCCGAGCGAGGGCGGGTTCCGTACGCCTCGCGCTCCGCTGGGGGAGTCGGCGAAGGAGGAGCGGATGCGGCGGCTGTCCGCGGAGCTGCTGATCTCCGCGGAGGCTTCCGCGAATCTCGTGGTCCTGCGGACCCCTCCGGGGGCCGCGCAGTTCCTGGCCTCGGCCATCGATCAGGCCGAGCTGCACGACATTCTGGGGACCATCGCCGGGGACGACACGTTGATGCTGATCAGCCGGAATCCTGCGGGGGGTCAGGCGTTGGCCGACCATTTGTTGGGGTTGGCGCAGAAGAACCACTGA
- the argC gene encoding N-acetyl-gamma-glutamyl-phosphate reductase, translating to MAVRVAVAGASGYAGGELLRLLLVHPEVEIGALTGNSNAGQRLGALQPHLLPLAGRVLQETTPEVLAGHDVVFLALPHGQSAAVAEQLGPDVLVVDMGADFRLHDAAGWERFYGSAHAGTWPYGLPELPGARAALEGSKRVAVPGCYPTAVSLALFPAYAAGLAEAEAVIVAASGTSGAGKAAKTHLLGSEVMGSMSPYGVGGGHRHTPEIVQNLSGAAGSPVAVSFTPTLAPMSRGILATCTAAAKPGVTAESVRAAYEKAFADEPFVHLLPEGQWPATASVYGSNAVQVQVAYDESVRRIIAISAIDNLTKGTAGGAVQSMNIALGLDETTGLSTIGVAP from the coding sequence ATGGCGGTACGTGTGGCGGTGGCCGGAGCGAGTGGGTACGCGGGCGGGGAACTGCTGCGTCTGCTCCTCGTCCACCCCGAGGTCGAGATCGGCGCCCTGACCGGCAACTCCAACGCCGGACAGCGGCTCGGCGCACTGCAGCCGCATCTGCTGCCGCTGGCCGGCCGTGTGCTCCAGGAGACCACCCCCGAAGTCCTCGCCGGGCACGATGTCGTCTTCCTCGCGCTGCCGCACGGGCAGTCCGCCGCCGTCGCCGAGCAGCTCGGGCCGGATGTGCTCGTCGTCGACATGGGCGCCGACTTCCGGCTCCACGACGCGGCCGGCTGGGAGAGGTTCTACGGCTCCGCGCACGCCGGGACCTGGCCCTACGGCCTCCCCGAACTGCCGGGTGCCCGCGCCGCGCTGGAGGGGTCCAAGCGCGTCGCGGTGCCCGGTTGCTATCCGACCGCCGTGTCGCTCGCCCTCTTCCCGGCGTACGCCGCCGGGCTCGCCGAGGCCGAGGCCGTGATCGTCGCCGCCTCCGGCACCTCCGGCGCGGGCAAGGCCGCCAAGACGCACCTGCTGGGCAGCGAGGTCATGGGGTCCATGTCCCCGTACGGCGTCGGTGGCGGCCATCGGCACACGCCGGAGATCGTCCAGAACCTCAGCGGCGCCGCGGGCTCGCCCGTCGCCGTCTCCTTCACACCCACCCTCGCCCCCATGTCCCGCGGCATCCTCGCCACCTGCACCGCCGCCGCCAAGCCCGGCGTCACCGCCGAGTCCGTGCGCGCCGCCTACGAGAAGGCGTTCGCCGACGAGCCGTTCGTGCACCTCCTCCCGGAGGGGCAGTGGCCCGCCACGGCGTCCGTCTACGGTTCCAACGCCGTTCAGGTACAGGTCGCGTACGACGAGTCCGTGCGCCGCATCATCGCGATCAGCGCCATCGACAACCTGACCAAGGGCACCGCGGGCGGTGCCGTCCAGAGCATGAACATCGCCCTCGGGCTCGACGAGACCACCGGGCTTTCCACGATCGGAGTCGCACCGTGA
- the argJ gene encoding bifunctional glutamate N-acetyltransferase/amino-acid acetyltransferase ArgJ — translation MSVTAAKGFTAAGIAAGIKENGNPDLALVVNNGPRLAAAGVFTSNRVKAAPVLWSEQVLKGGIVSAVVLNSGGANACTGPKGFQDTHATAEKVADTLGLNAGEVAVASTGLIGLLLPMEKLLPGVEAVAGQLSEHGGEKAAIAIKTTDTVHKTAVAGKDGWTVGGMAKGAGMLAPGLATMLVVLTTDADVDSEHLDKALRAATRTTFDRVDSDGCMSTNDTVLLLASGASQVAPAYEEFAEAVRAVCDDLGQQLIRDAEGASKDIKVEVVNAASEDDAVEVGRSIARNNLLKCAIHGEDPNWGRVLSAIGTTRAAFEPDQLNVAINGVWVCKNGGVGEDRDKVDMRYREVHITADLAAGTETATIWTNDLTADYVHENSAYSS, via the coding sequence GTGAGTGTCACGGCAGCCAAGGGGTTCACGGCGGCGGGCATCGCCGCCGGGATCAAGGAGAACGGCAACCCGGACCTGGCCCTCGTGGTCAACAACGGGCCCCGCCTCGCCGCCGCCGGCGTCTTCACCTCCAACCGCGTCAAGGCCGCACCGGTGCTGTGGTCCGAGCAGGTGCTGAAGGGCGGCATCGTCTCCGCCGTCGTCCTCAACTCCGGTGGCGCCAACGCCTGTACGGGTCCCAAGGGGTTCCAGGACACGCACGCCACCGCCGAGAAGGTCGCGGACACCCTCGGTCTGAATGCCGGAGAGGTGGCCGTCGCCTCCACCGGGCTCATCGGCCTCCTGCTGCCGATGGAAAAGCTGCTCCCCGGAGTTGAGGCCGTTGCCGGTCAACTCTCCGAGCACGGCGGTGAGAAGGCCGCCATCGCCATCAAGACCACCGACACCGTCCACAAGACGGCCGTCGCCGGCAAGGACGGCTGGACCGTGGGCGGTATGGCCAAGGGCGCGGGCATGCTCGCACCCGGCCTCGCCACCATGCTCGTCGTCCTGACGACGGACGCCGACGTGGACAGCGAGCACCTGGACAAGGCGCTCCGCGCCGCCACCCGCACCACCTTCGACCGCGTCGACTCCGACGGCTGCATGTCCACCAACGACACCGTGCTGCTGCTCGCCTCCGGCGCCTCCCAGGTCGCGCCCGCCTACGAGGAGTTCGCGGAGGCCGTACGGGCCGTCTGCGACGACCTCGGGCAGCAGCTCATCCGGGACGCCGAGGGCGCCAGCAAGGACATCAAGGTCGAGGTCGTGAACGCGGCCAGCGAGGACGACGCCGTCGAGGTGGGGCGTTCCATCGCCCGCAACAACCTCCTCAAGTGCGCCATCCACGGCGAGGACCCCAACTGGGGGCGTGTCCTCTCCGCCATCGGCACGACGCGAGCAGCCTTCGAGCCGGACCAGCTGAACGTCGCCATCAACGGCGTCTGGGTCTGCAAGAACGGCGGCGTCGGCGAGGACCGCGACAAGGTCGACATGCGCTACCGGGAGGTCCACATCACCGCCGACCTCGCCGCCGGTACGGAGACCGCCACCATCTGGACCAACGACCTCACCGCGGACTACGTCCACGAGAACAGCGCGTACTCTTCATGA
- the argB gene encoding acetylglutamate kinase, producing the protein MSTTRKHTALPKARILIEALPWLTRHNGKVVVIKFGGNAMVNDELKDAFAQDVVFLRQAGLKPVVVHGGGPQISAALDRHGIVSEFKAGLRVTTEDAMDVVRMVLAGQVQRELVGLLNQHGPLAVGLTGEDAHTITATKHQPEIDGELVDIGRVGEITAIDTGAIEALLADGRIPVVSSIARSQDDGHVYNVNADTAAAALAAALGAETLMVLTDVEGLYEDWPNSDEVISRLTASQLEKLLPELSSGMVPKMEGCLHAVRNGVNTARVIDGRVQHSILLEIFTDEGIGTMVVPDAEEEGDAA; encoded by the coding sequence ATGAGCACCACGCGGAAGCACACCGCCCTGCCCAAGGCCAGGATCCTCATCGAAGCGCTGCCCTGGCTGACCCGGCACAACGGCAAGGTCGTCGTCATCAAGTTCGGCGGAAACGCCATGGTGAACGACGAGTTGAAGGACGCCTTCGCCCAGGACGTCGTCTTCCTGCGCCAGGCCGGCCTCAAGCCCGTCGTCGTGCACGGCGGCGGCCCGCAGATCAGCGCCGCCCTCGACAGACACGGCATCGTCAGCGAGTTCAAGGCGGGCCTCAGGGTCACCACCGAGGACGCCATGGACGTCGTACGCATGGTGCTGGCCGGGCAGGTCCAGCGGGAGCTGGTCGGGCTGCTCAACCAACACGGGCCGCTCGCCGTCGGGTTGACCGGCGAGGACGCGCACACCATCACCGCCACCAAGCACCAGCCCGAGATCGACGGGGAGTTGGTCGACATCGGGCGGGTGGGCGAGATCACCGCGATCGACACGGGCGCGATCGAGGCACTGCTCGCCGACGGCCGTATCCCGGTCGTCTCGTCGATCGCCCGTAGCCAGGACGACGGACATGTCTACAACGTCAATGCTGATACGGCGGCTGCGGCACTCGCTGCTGCTCTTGGCGCCGAAACCCTCATGGTCCTCACGGACGTCGAGGGCCTCTACGAGGACTGGCCCAACTCCGACGAGGTGATCAGTCGCCTCACCGCTTCCCAACTGGAGAAGCTGCTCCCGGAGTTGAGCTCCGGCATGGTGCCGAAGATGGAGGGCTGTCTGCACGCCGTGCGCAACGGGGTGAACACCGCCCGCGTCATCGACGGCCGGGTCCAGCACTCGATCCTGCTGGAGATCTTCACGGACGAGGGCATCGGCACGATGGTCGTGCCCGATGCGGAGGAAGAAGGGGACGCCGCATGA
- a CDS encoding DUF6314 family protein yields the protein MGEFRPVPDVLPYLAGSWWLKRSVRDLANTDEGTFTGNTTFSPLPGSGPPGLLHHESGTFVWRGVARPAERTLHFLPGTAPGTADVRFTDGRRFHDLDLTSGRWITGHPCAADLYRGEFTVLDADHWRTVWRVAGPAKDLVLTTDYARDRPRDQPQAD from the coding sequence GTGGGCGAGTTCCGGCCAGTGCCTGATGTGCTGCCGTATCTGGCGGGGAGCTGGTGGCTGAAACGGTCGGTGCGGGATCTCGCGAACACGGACGAGGGGACCTTCACCGGCAACACGACGTTCAGCCCGTTGCCCGGGAGCGGCCCGCCCGGCCTGCTGCACCACGAGTCCGGCACGTTCGTGTGGCGGGGCGTCGCCCGCCCCGCCGAGCGGACGCTCCACTTCCTCCCGGGCACCGCGCCCGGTACGGCGGACGTACGTTTCACGGACGGCCGCCGGTTCCACGACCTGGACCTGACCTCGGGCCGATGGATCACCGGCCACCCCTGCGCCGCCGACCTCTACCGAGGCGAGTTCACGGTCCTCGACGCGGACCACTGGCGGACGGTGTGGCGGGTGGCGGGCCCCGCCAAGGACCTCGTCCTCACCACGGACTACGCCCGCGACCGACCGCGCGACCAGCCTCAGGCCGACTGA
- a CDS encoding FAD:protein FMN transferase: protein MGTVFSFDVRGGDPRAVQVALAAAIAGLHKVNEVFSTYRDNSQISRLARGEISVADCDPEVAEVLDLCAEAERVSEGWFSHTYQGQIDPTGLVKGWAAERAARTLMAAGASGVSVNGAGDVQLCGAPGPQRPWRVGVSDPLRPGGLAAVVSAAGTDELAVATSGTAERGAHIVDPRTRKSAVTDLVAVTVVAPKLTWADAWATAAFAMGSRQALAWLESLPDVEALLITAGDEVRCTGGLARRLG from the coding sequence ATGGGGACCGTCTTCTCCTTTGACGTCCGCGGCGGGGACCCTCGTGCGGTCCAGGTGGCGCTGGCAGCAGCGATCGCCGGACTGCACAAGGTCAACGAAGTGTTCAGCACCTACCGTGACAACAGCCAGATCTCCCGGCTCGCCCGCGGCGAGATCTCCGTCGCCGACTGCGACCCGGAGGTCGCCGAGGTGCTCGACCTGTGCGCCGAGGCGGAGCGGGTCAGCGAGGGGTGGTTCAGCCACACCTACCAGGGGCAGATCGACCCGACCGGCCTGGTCAAGGGCTGGGCGGCGGAACGCGCGGCCAGAACCCTGATGGCGGCCGGAGCGAGCGGCGTCAGCGTCAACGGCGCCGGGGACGTCCAGCTGTGCGGTGCGCCGGGACCCCAACGCCCTTGGCGGGTAGGCGTGTCGGACCCGCTCCGCCCGGGCGGCCTGGCGGCCGTGGTCTCGGCGGCCGGCACCGACGAACTGGCGGTGGCCACCTCCGGCACGGCGGAACGCGGCGCCCACATCGTCGACCCCCGCACCCGCAAGTCCGCGGTGACGGACCTCGTGGCGGTCACGGTCGTGGCCCCGAAACTGACCTGGGCGGACGCCTGGGCGACGGCGGCCTTCGCGATGGGGTCGAGGCAGGCACTGGCGTGGCTGGAGTCGCTGCCGGACGTCGAGGCGTTGCTGATCACGGCGGGCGACGAGGTGCGGTGCACAGGAGGGCTGGCAAGACGACTCGGGTGA
- a CDS encoding 2-phosphosulfolactate phosphatase, which yields MREDFLQSGYGIRFEWGPAGARHLAREVSCLVVVDVLSFTTSVSVAVEAGSRVFPHPWRDGTATAFAEQRDARLAVGRGAVGPDTPWSLSPAALRRAPFAARLVLPSPNGSAISAAADDTATVVVAACLRNGTTVGAWLAEQGYGTAERPVGVIAAGERWPDGSLRPALEDLLGAGAVIASLDIHGSGRALLSVEAGTVATTFTASPDIAADVLASASGRELIDGGFPEDVAIATEVDASTVVPVLLDGAFVAATGPLAY from the coding sequence ATGCGTGAGGACTTTCTCCAGTCCGGGTACGGGATCCGCTTCGAGTGGGGGCCGGCCGGTGCGCGACACCTCGCCCGCGAGGTGTCCTGCCTGGTCGTCGTCGATGTGCTGTCGTTCACGACGTCGGTCTCGGTCGCCGTCGAGGCCGGCTCCCGCGTCTTCCCCCACCCGTGGCGTGACGGCACGGCCACGGCCTTCGCCGAGCAGCGGGACGCCCGGCTCGCCGTCGGCCGTGGAGCGGTCGGCCCCGACACACCGTGGTCGCTCTCCCCGGCGGCGCTGCGCCGGGCGCCCTTCGCCGCCCGGCTGGTGCTGCCGTCCCCCAACGGCTCGGCGATCTCGGCGGCGGCCGACGACACGGCGACGGTCGTGGTGGCCGCGTGTCTGCGCAACGGCACCACCGTTGGCGCGTGGCTCGCCGAGCAGGGGTACGGGACCGCCGAGCGGCCGGTCGGTGTGATCGCCGCCGGTGAGCGCTGGCCCGACGGCAGCCTGCGACCGGCGCTGGAAGACCTGCTGGGGGCGGGCGCTGTGATCGCCTCGCTGGACATCCACGGCAGCGGCCGTGCACTCCTCTCGGTCGAGGCCGGCACGGTCGCCACCACCTTCACCGCTTCCCCGGACATCGCCGCCGACGTACTGGCGAGCGCCTCGGGGCGGGAACTGATCGACGGGGGCTTTCCGGAGGACGTGGCCATCGCGACGGAGGTGGACGCGAGCACGGTGGTACCGGTCCTCCTCGACGGGGCGTTCGTCGCGGCGACCGGCCCACTGGCCTACTGA